DNA sequence from the Ramlibacter agri genome:
CCGACAAGGAACACTTCGCCGACGGCGGCAGCTTCGACCAGATCTACACCAAGAAGTAAGCCCGTGACAGTTCTCCTGCTGGCGGGCAGCCCGTCCGAATATTCGCGCTCCGCGGCGCTGCTCGACGAGGTCACGGCGCGGCTGCGCGGCCGCGGCCTGGAGATCGAGCGCCTGGCCGTGCGCGACCTGCCCGGCCAGGCGCTGCTGACCGGCGACTTCGACCACCTCGGCATCGTCGCGGCCTCCGGGCAAGTGCAGCGCGCCCAGGCCGTCGTGATCGCCACGCCGGTCTACAAGGCGGCCTACAGCGGCGTGCTCAAGGCCTTCCTGGACCTGCTGCCGCAGACGGCGCTGCAGGACAAGGTGGTGCTGCCGATCGCCACCGGCGGCTCACCCAACCACATGCTCGCGCTGGACTACGCGCTGCGGCCCGTGCTGCAGTCGCTGGCGGCGCGCCACATCCTGCCCGGCGTGTACGCGACGGATTCGCAGGTGACGCTGATCCCGGAAGGCAGCCGCCACGTCGCCGCGGACATCGCGCAAAGGCTGGACGACGGCGTGAACGCGCTGGTGCAGGAGGTGCAGCGCCTGCAGCCCCGGGCCGCGTTCCCCTCCGTGCAATTTTCCGAACTGCGCTACAGCGTCTGAAGGAGCCGGCAGCCATGAGCGGGGATGTTCCAGAACTGCAGACCGCGGCCGGTGCCTCCAACGAGGCCACGCTCGCCGCGCGTGACCGCGACTTCCTGCGGACGGCGGCCGGCGCGCCTGCGGGCGCGGGCCTGTTCACCGGCGAGCAGCTGCGCGCGCTGGCGCACGGCCTGGTGCAGCGCCTGCTGCCCTGGCTGCTGCCGCTGCTGCTGCTGGTGGCCTGGCAGGCCGCATCCTCCTTCGGCTGGCTCTCCACGCGAGTGCTGCCGGCCCCCAGCGAGGTGGTCACGGCGGCGTGGAACCTGGCCGCCTCGGGCGAGCTGTGGACGCACGTGCGCATCAGTGCCGCGCGCGCCTTCCTGGGCCTGGCGATCGGCGGCGGCCTCGGGCTGGCGCTGGGCCTGCTCACCGGCTCGGTGCGCACGGCGGAGACGCTGCTGGACTCCAGCTTCCAGATGCTGCGCAACATCCCGGCGCTGGCGCTGATCCCGCTGGTGATCCTGTGGTTCGGCATCGACGAGACGGCCAAGCTGTTCCTGATCGCCATCTCGGTGTTCTTCCCGATCTACCTCAACACCTTCCACGGCATCCGCAACGTGGACCCGGGGCTGGTCGAGATGGGCCGCACCTACGGCCTTTCGCGCTGGCAGCTGTACCGGCAGGTGATCCTGCCCGGCGCGCTGTCGTCGATCCTCGTGGGCCTGCGCTTCTCGCTGGGCCTGATGTGGGTGATCCTGATCGTCGCGGAAACCATCTCCGCGCAGTCCGGCATCGGCTACCTCACGATGAACGCCCGCGAGTTCCTGCAGACCGACGTCGTGCTGGTGGGCATCCTGCTGTACGCCGTGCTCGGCAAGCTGGCCGACGTGTTCGCCCGCGGGCTGGAGCACTGGTGGCTGCGCTGGCATCCCGGCTACCAGAACGCCGCCTGAGGAACCTGCATGACGACGCCATCCACCACCGGCCTGCGGCTGGAGCTGCGCAGCCTGTCCAAGCAATACGGTGCGCGCCAGGTGCTGCGCGGCACGCAGCTGGCCATGGCACCGGGCGAGTTCGTCGCCATCGTCGGCCGCAGCGGCTGCGGCAAGAGCACCCTGCTGCGCCTGGTCGCGGGCCTCGAGACACCCACGGGCGGCGAGCTGCGCATCGACGGCGAACCGGCGGCGGGCCTGCGCGAAGACACCCGCATCATGTTCCAGGACGCGCGCCTGCTGCCCTGGCGCCGCGTGTGGGACAACGTGGTGCTCGGGCTGCCGCCGGCCGAGCGCCCGCGCGCCAGCGAAGTGCTGGGGCAGGTGGGCCTGGGCGACCGCGCCGGCGAATGGCCGGCGCGCCTGTCCGGCGGCCAGCGCCAGCGCGTGGCGCTGGCACGCGCCCTGGTGCACCAGCCGCGGCTGCTGCTGCTCGACGAACCGCTGGGCGCGCTCGACGCGCTCACCCGCATCGAGATGCACCGCCTGGTCGAAAGCCTGTGGCTGCGCCACGGTTTCACCGCGCTGCTGGTGACGCACGACGTGCAGGAAGCCGTCGCGCTGGCCGACCGCGTGATCCTCATTGACGAAGGCCGCATCGCGCTGGACGAGCGCGTCGCGCTGCCGCGGCCGCGCGTGCACGACGCGGCTTTCGCCGCCATCGAGCGGCGCATCCTCGACCGCGTGCTGCAGCTGCCGGCCAGGGACGAGCCCGGCTCGCCCTGGCAGCTGCAGCCGCCGGCCCATGCCCTGCGCTGGGCCATCTGAATTCCAAACCCCGACAGGAGAAACCCATGCCTATCCAGGCCATCAACGTGCGCAACCAGTTCAAGGGCCAGGTGAAGGAAATCCTCCGCGGCGACGTGCTGTCCGAAGTGGACGTGCAGACGCCGTGGGGCATCGTCACCTCGGTCATCACCACCCGCTCGGTCGACGAGCTGCAGCTGAAGGTCGGCTCCGACGTCGTGGCGCTGGTGAAGTCGACGGAGGTGTCGATCGCGAAGCTCTGAACGTCCCCCCGACCCGCGCCCCGACGGCCTGCCCAGGCTGCCGGGGCGCGGTCGTTTGCGCGCGTCCACCAGCACAGATGATTCCGTTCTGTGCTAACGAAAAATGACCATTTCCATTGGTGCGCATGCATCCCTAGAGTCGGTTGCTTTCAAGCAAGGCAAGACTCGACATGTCGCAACGGAAGATGCGCCTCGGCGCATTCATCATGGCCACCGGCCACCACGTCGCCGCCTGGCGGCACCCCGGCTCGCAGGCGGATTCGGGAACCAACATCGACCACTACATCGAGGTCGCGCAGACCGCCGAGCGCGGCCTGTTCGACCAGGTGTTCGTGGCCGACAGCCCGGGCCTGCAGTACAAGGGCGATGACGAAGCCCTGCGCCGGCAGGGCCGCGTCTCGTACTTCGAGCCGGTGACGCTGTGGGCCGCGCTGGCGGCCGTGACGAAGCACATCGGCTTCGTGGCCACCGCGTCGACCACCTATGAAGACCCTTACCTGCTGGCGCGCAAGTTCGCCTCGCTGGACCACATCAGCAAGGGCCGCGCCGCGTGGAACGTGGTCACCACTTCCGCCGACAACGTGCACGGCAACTTCGGCCTGGAGGCGCACCCGGATCCCGCCGTGCGCTACGAGCGCGCCCACGAATTCGTCGACGTGGTCAAGGGCCTGTGGGACAGCTACGACGACGATGCCTTCCTCCGCGACCAGGCATCGGGCGTGTACTTCGACCCGCAGAAGCTGCATGCGCTCAACCACGTCGGCAAGCACTTCCGCGTCAAGGGCCCGCTGAACATCGGGCGGCCGCCGCAAGGCCACCCGGTCATCGTGCAGGCGGGCTCCTCCGAGGACGGCAAGGAGCTGGCCGCGGCCACGGCCGAAGCCATCTTCGCCGCCTGGACCAGCCTGGGCGAAGCGCAGGCCTTCTACCGCGACGTGAAGGGCCGCATGGCCAAGTACGGTCGCCGGCCCGAACAGCTGCTGGTGCTGCCCGGCATCTCGCCGGTGATCGGCCGCACCGAAGACGAGGCGAAGGCGAAGTGGGCGGAGCTGCAAGGCCTGATCCACCCCGCCGTGGGCCTGAACACGCTGGCCAGCTTCTGGCCGATCGCCGAGCTGCGCCGCTTCGAGCTCGATGCGCCGCCGCCCTGGTACCCCGAGCCGCCCAAGGGCATCAACAGCCGCGCCCACGTGGTGATCGAACTCGCGCGCCGCGAGAAGTTCACGGTGCGCCAGCTGTACGAATACCTGGCGGGTGCGCGCGGCCACTGGGTCGTCGTCGGCACGCCGCAGACCATTGCCGACCGCATGCAGGAATGGTTCGAGAACGGCGCGGCGGACGGCTTCAACGTGATGCCGCCAGTGTTGCCGCAGTCGCTGAACGAGTTCGTCGAACTCGTCGTGCCCGAACTGCAGCGGCGCGGGTTGTTCCGCACCGCCTACGAAGGCAGGACGCTGCGCGAGAACCTCGGTCTCGAGCGTCCGGCCAGCCGCTACACCGCATCGGCGCAAGAACTCGCCGCCTGAACCCCCACCAAGGAAGAACCATGAACGATCGTTTGAAGCAGGCGCATGCCTCCCGCTCCGCCGCCGTCAAGGCCGGCCTGGACCATCCCGTCATCGACACCGACGTCCACGTCAACAGCTTCGCCCCGGTGCTGGAGGACTACGTGGCGCAGTACGGCGGCAACCAGCTGGTCGACGCGCTGCGCAAGGCGCTGGGCGGCCGCTTCGTCACCCGCAGCGGCGGCAAGGACTGGTACCAGCAGACGCCGCAGGAGCGCCAGGACAACCGCACGCTGCGCGCGCCCTGGTGGGCGCGCGTCACGCGCAACACTTACGACCTGGCCACGTACACCATTCCCTCGCTGCTGCACGAGCGCCTGGGCGAGCAAGGCTCGGACTACTCGGTGCTGTTCCCCAACGACGTGCTATCACCGGCCGCCGCCGGCAGCGAGTTCCGCCAGCCGCTCCACCGCGCGTTGAACCACTTCCACGCCGACCAGTACCAGGCCTACGCCGACCGCTTGACGCCGGTGGCGGGCATCCCGATGCACACGCCCAAGGAGGCGATCGAGGAGCTCGAGTTCGCGGTGAAGACGCTGGGCCTGAAGGTGATCAACATTCCGGGCGGTGTGCGGCGCCCGATCCGGGCGATCGCCGAGAAATACCCGGCGAAGGAACACCCGGAAGTCGCCAAGCACGCCGGCTACATCGACTTCTACGGCATCGACAGCGAGCATGACTACGACCCGTTCTGGGCCAAGGTGGTGGAGCTCGGCGTGCCGGTGACCACGCACTACGGCAGCCAGGGCTGGACCGGCCGCCAGTCGATCAGCAACTACATGTTCAACCACGTCGGCCACTTCGCCGACGGCTCGCAGGCTTTCGCCAAGGCGCTGTTCTTCGGTGGCGTCACGCGGCGCTTCCCCGGCCTGCGCGTGGGCCTGCTGGAAGGCGGCGCCGATTGGGGTTCGCACGTCTACACGCACCTGGTGGACCGCTGGGAGAAGCGCAACAAGGTGGCCGTGCGCAACTACGACCCGGCCGAAGCCGACGTCGACCTGCTGGCCGCGCTGTTCGAGCGCCATGGCGCCGAGCTGCTGAAGGGGCGCAAGGTGGACAAGTCAACGCTGCTGCGCGACAGCCTCGGCATCTCTGCGCTGCCGCACAGCCGCGAGCCCGACGAATCCGAGATCGACGACTTCGCGCTGGCCGGCATCGAGAAGGTGGAGGACATCCGCGACCGCTGGGTCAACAGCTTCTTCTTCGGCTCCGAGGCCGACGACCGCACGGTGGCCGCTGCCTTCAACGAGCGCGTGCATCCGCTGCGCGTGAAGGTCAACGCGATCTGGTCGTCCGACGTCGGCCACTGGGACGTGCCCGAATTCACCGAGCCGCTGGCCGAGACCTGGGACCTGGTCGAACAGGGCGTGCTCAGCGCCGCGGACTTCAAGGCTTTCGTCTTCGACAACCCCTACCGCTTCTACACCGAAGCCAACCCGCGCTTCTTCGAAGGCACTGAAGTCGGCCGCAAGCTCGCCGCGAAAGGAAAGCAGTAAATGAACAAGACCGTGCAAGCCCTCGCGCGCCGCTGGGGCGCTGTCCTGTCCCTCGCGCTCGCCGCTTCGGCCAGCGCCCATGCCGCGCCGGAAGTCATCCGCATCGGCGTCGCCACTGCCGGCGGCGGCGATCCCGTCACCTGGGGCGGCTCGCCCGGCGGCGTGGCGCGCGTCAACAACTGGCTGGAGGAGGAGTTCAAGGCCTCCGGCATCAAGGTGGAGTGGCTGTTCTTCAAGGGCGCGGGCCCGGCGGTGAACGAGGCGCTGTCCAACAAGCAGATCGACTTCGCCTACCAGGGCGACCTGCCTTCCATTGTCGGCCGCTCCAACGGCCTGAAGACCAAGGTGCTGCTGGTGAGCGGCCAGCGCAACAACCTCTACCTGGTGACGCCGGTCAAGTCGGACGTGCACTCGATCAAGGACCTGAAGGGCCGCACGGTGTCGATCTTCCGCGGCACCAACGGCCACCTGGTCGCCATCAACGTGCTGGCGGCCAACGGGCTGGCCGAGCGCGACGTCAAGGGCGTCAACCTCGACACCGGCAGCTCACAGGCGGCGCTGGTGTCCAACGGCGTGGACGCGGCCTTCGGCGGCTACGAGTGGTTCAAGGTGCGTGACCAGGGGCTGGCCAAGGTGGTCTATTCCACTCGCGGCCAGGACCCGGCCTTCACGCGCCAGGCTTCGCTGCTGGTGCGCAGCGACTTCGAGCAGGCCAACCAGGCCGAGGTGCAGCGCGTGGTCGACGTCTTCGTGCGCGCGGCCAAGTGGTCCTCCGACGAGAAGAACCGCGACGAGCTGTTCGGCATCTGGGCGCGCAGCGGCACGCCGGTCGCGTCCTGGGCCGCGGAGTTCGACCAGCAGTCGCTGGCCGCGCGCAACTCGCCGCTGGTCGACGACTTCATCATCGGCCGCTACAAGGCCGTGGTCGCCGACGCGCTCAAGCTGAAGTTGATCCGCCGCGAGGTGACGGTCGATGACTGGTTCGAGACGCGCTACCTGAAGGCTTCGCTCAAGAAGCAGGGCCTGGAGAACTACTGGACGCCGGCCGACGCCAAGGGGCGCGCCAAGGCGCAGCCGCTCGCCGCGCGCTGAAGGCAGGAGAACCGATGTCCGCAGTCCTGCCTACCTCCGACACCCTGCGCGCACCGGCGCGCGCGCCGCTGCCGTGGCGCCGCCTTGCCGACGGCGTGCTGCCCTTCCTGCTGCCGGCCGTGCTGCTGGCGCTGTGGTTCGCCGGCGCCGAGCGCGGCTGGATCTCGCCGCAGGTGCTGCCGCCGCCGCAGTACGTGTGGGAAACACTGCGCGACCTGGCCGCGAGCGGCGACTTGTGGCACCACGTCAGCACCAGCTTCACGCGGGTCGGGGTCGGCTTCCTCGCCGGCACGCTGGGCGGGCTCGCGCTCGGTTCGGCGATGGGCTTGTCGCGCCGCTTCGAGGCCTATGTGCTGCCCACGTTCAACGCGCTGGTGCAGATCCCCGTGCTCGCCTGGCTGCCCTTCGTGCTGCTGCTGGTGGGCATCGGCGAGCCGCTGAAGTACATCCTGATCGCCAAGGCGGCCCTGGTGCCGGTGGCGCTGAACACGCTGCAGGGCTTCCGCCAGGTGCCGGGGGCGCTGCGCGAAGTGGGGCAGGTGTACGGCTACACGCGCCGGCAGGAAGTGCTGGATATCGTGCTGCCGCACGCGGTGCCCACGCTGTTCACCGGCGTGCGCCTGGGCTTCACCAAGGCCTGGCTGTCGCTGGTGGTGGTGGAACTGGTCGCGTCCAGCGAAGGCCTGGGCTACCTCATCGTCTATGGCCGGCAGCTGTTCCAGTTGGACCAAGTGATGGCCGCGGTGTTCGTCGTGGGCGCGATCGGTTATGCGATCGACCGGCTGCTCGATCGCTTCGAGACGGCGGCGCAGCGTCGCCCGGGAGCCGCGCGATGAGCGCCGAGCTTGCCGCCTTGCAGCCGCCGCGGCCCGCGGCCCAGGGCCGCTGGCGCGGCCTGGTGCTGCCGCTGGCGGCCATCGCGCTGTGGTGGCTGCTGGCCTCGCTGGACATCGTCAACTCCGCGCTGCTGGTCTCGCCGGCCCAGGTGTGGCACACGGCGGCCGACCAGGTCGTGAGCGGCCGGCTCTGGCGCGCGCTGGGCGCCAGCCTGGCGCGCGAGTTCACCGGCTTCACGATCGGCACCGTGACCGGCCTGGTGCTGGGCGCGCTGCTCGGGTTGTCGCCGCTGTTCAACCGCGTCGCCGGCCCCAGCTTCAACACTTTCAAGCAGATCTCGCTGTTCGCGTGGATCCCGCTGATCTCGGTGTGGTTCGGCCTGGGCGACGTCGCCAAGGTGGTCTTCCTGTCGCTGGCCGCGCTGGTGCCGGTGGTGGTGAACACCTGCGACGGCATCCGCACCGTGCCCACCGGCTTGCTGGAGGTGGCGCGGGTCTACGGCTACACGCGCTGGCAGACCGTGACGCAGGTGGTGCTGCCAGCGGCGCTGCCCGCCATCTTCACGGGCGTGTACCTCGCGCTCATCTACTCCTGGCTCGCCACGATCGGCGCCGAGTACCTGCTGGTGGCCGGCAAGGGCATAGGCAACACGCTGATCGAAGGCAGCGAGCACTTCCAGATGGACCTGGTGATCTTCGGCATGGCCGTGGTCGGCACGGTCGGCTGGCTGATGAACGCATCGGCCCGGTTGCTGGAGCGCCGGCTGGCGCGCTGGACCGGCCGCAACAACTGAACCGAACCATGGGCACCGTCATTTCCAACCAACTCGACATCCGCGACGTCGGCAAGCGCTACGCGCATGCGCAGGCCCGCGGCGGGCAACTGCAGGTGCTGGAGCACATCGACCTGCACATCCCCGAAGGCAGCTTCGTCAGCATCGTCGGCGCCAGCGGCTGCGGCAAGTCCACCTTGCTGCGGCTGGTGCTGGGCCTGGACACCGAATACGAAGGCGAGATCCTGCTGGGCGGCCAGCGCATCGCCGGCACCGGGCGCGAGCGCGGCATCGTGTTCCAGGACCATCGCCTCTTCCCCTGGCTGACCGTGGAACAGAACATTGCGGTCGGCCTGCGCAACGCGCCTTTCACGCAGAAGGAAAAGGCCGAACTGGTCGCCGAGCACGTCGCGCTGGTGGGCCTGGGCGGCTTCGAGAAATCGTGGCCGCACCAGATCTCCGGGGGCATGGCGCAGCGCGTCGCCATCGCGCGCGGGCTGGTCAACCGCCCGCGCGTGCTGCTGCTGGACGAGCCCTTCGGCGCGCTCGATGCGCTGACGCGCTCGCGGCTGCAGAACGAGCTGCAGCGCATCTGGCAGAAGGAGCGCATCACGATGCTGCTGGTGACGCACGACGTGGAGGAAGCCGTGTTCCTCGGCGACCGCGTGGTGGTGATGCAGCCCTCGCCGGGCCGCATCCGCCGCATCGTCGACGTGCCGCTGCCGCATCCGCGCAACCGCAGCGACCCGGCGTTCATCCGGCTGCGCGACGACGTGCTGGGCGACTTTTTCGACAACGCATCCAACGGAGAACTCCATTGAGCTTCAACCTGATCCGCAAGCGGCGCGACCTGCTCGTCGCCACCGCCGCCGCGCTGGGCGCGCCGGCGCTCACCGCCTTCGCGCAGTCGCCGCGCGTTCTCCGCGTCGGGCACCAGAAGGGTTTCCTCAGCCTGCTGAAGGCGCGCGGCACGCTGGAGAAGCGGCTTGCGCCGCTGGGCGTGTCGCTGAAGTGGACCGAGTTCACCGCGGGCCCGGTGCAGCTGGAGGCGCTGAACGTCGGCTCCATCGACTTCGGCGACGTCGGCGAGGCGCCGCCGATCTTCGCGCAGGCGGCGGGCGCGCCGCTCGCCTACGTGGCCGCCACCGTGCCGCGCCCGCGCGCCGAGGGTGTGCTGGTGCCCAAGGGCTCCGCCATCCGCAGCGTCGCGGATCTGAAGGGCCGCAAGGTCGCCCTCAACAAGGGCAGCAACGTCCACTACTTCCTGGTCAAGCTGCTGGAGAAGAACGGCCTGCGCTATGGCGACGTCGAAGTCGCCTTCCTGCCGCCGGCCGATGCGCGCGCCGCCTTCGAGAAGGGCTCCGTGGACGCCTGGGTGATCTGGGACCCGTTCTTCGCCGCCGCGGAAAGGACGCTCGATGCACGCCTGCTCGCCGACGCCAGCGGTGTCGTCGGCAACCGCGCCTACTACTTCTCCTCGCTGCCCTACGCGGACCGCAACACCGACGTGCTGCGCATCGCCATCGAGGAGATCAACAAGATCGACATCTGGTCCAAGGTCAACCGCGAGCTGCTGGCCGCCGAACTGGCGCCGCTGTTCGGGCTGCCGAAGCCGGTGGTGGACCTGTCGACCGCGCGCTCCGAGTACGGCACCGGGCCGGTCACGCCGGCCATCATCGCGGAGCAGCAGAAGATTGCCGACACCTTCTTCGACCTGAAGCTGATCCCGCGCCGCATCCAGGTGCGCGACGTCGCCCGTTCGCCCTGGGCCTGAGGCCTTCACGATGAGCGCGCTGGTGTACTTCGACCGCGACGGCGCCTGGGGCGAGACGCTGGTCTGCGAGGGCCGCATCCGCGGCGGCCTGCAAGCCCTGGGCGTGGTGCATGGGCGTGGCAAGGCACCGCCGGGCGTGCCGGTGCTGCGCCCGCAAGGCGAGGCGGCGGTCTTCTACCTGGCGCTCGCGGACGGCTGGGCCGGCCTGCTGTGCGAGGCCGGGGAATGGGTCGCGGTGCCCGAGGGCCTGCACGTGGCTGAACCGCCCGCGCCGTTGCCGGCGCAGGACAGCTTCATCGGGCAGTTGCTGGCGCTGATGGGGGAGGACGGAGAGGAGGCTTGAGCCCCAAAGACCCCCCGCCGCATAAGGATCCAACATCTTGATCTTTGGCGGACCCCGCTCGGCCCTCTACAGTCGGGCGATGGCCGATTTCGATGTAGATGCGATCGTGCGCGACCTGCGCGCAGCACGCCACGACTGGCGCGAGCAGCAAAGGCGTTCGCGCGAACCCGGGGGACGCGAGTTCCCGTCGCGCGAAGCGCTCGCCGGCGCCGTGGAAGGGCTGAAGGGCGCGCTCTTCCCCATGCGCCTGGGGCCGCCGGACGTGCGGCAGGAAGCCGAGGACTTCTACGTCGGCCACACGCTGGACGCCGCGCTGAACGTGCTGCTGGCCCAGGCGCGGCTGGAGCTGCGCTACACCGCGCGGCGCAGTGGCCAGGACGCCGACGCCGAGGCCCTGGAGGCCGCCGCGCAGGATGCGGTGCGCAGCTTTGCCGCCAGCTTGCCGGCGACGCGCCGGCTCCTGGACAACGACGTATTGGCTGCCTACCAGGGCGACCCCGCGGCGCGCAGCGTCGACGAAGTGCTGCTGTGCTATCCCGGCGTGCTGGCGATGATCCACCACCGGCTGGCGCACACGCTGTACACGCTGGGCCTGCCGCTGCTGGCGCGCATCGTCGCCGAACTGGCGCACGGCCAGACCGGCATCGACCTCCACCCCGGCGCGCGCATCGGCGCGGGCTTCTTCATCGACCACGGCACCGGCGTCGTCATCGGCGAGACCGCCGTGATCGGCAACAACGTGCGCATCTACCAGAACGTCACGCTGGGCGCCAAGCGCTTCCCGGTCGGCGAGGACGGCCACCTGCAAAAGGGCCATCCGCGCCATCCGGTGCTGGAGGACGGCGTCGTGATCTATGCGGGCGCGACCATCCTGGGCCGCGTGACCATCGGCCGCGGTGCGGTGATCGGCGGCAACGTGTGGCTGACGCACGATGTGCCGGCGGGCGGCAACGTCACGCAGGCGGACTCGCGGCAGGCCAGCGCCTGATTCAAGAAAAAGAAGACCCCGCCAGGCTGGGCCCGGCGGGGTGAATTGCCCTTTGCGAGGGCAGGGAGACAACCGACTCTCGGATGACGCTTGCAGTCTAGGCGGATTGGTCCCCGGCGCTAACCAACGAATTTCGATTTGCACATGCGCATAAGTTAGGCACGAGATATTCGTTGGAAACGGCGGGCGCGCTGCCCAGAATGCGGCAGATGCAAGAGACCCATCGCGCCGGCTTCACGGCATCCAAGGCTACGGACTTCGATGGCGGCTTCGCGTTCGACCAGCCGGATGCCGTGCCCCTGATCGTTCCCGGCTGGCGCAATTCCGGCCCCGGGCATTGGCAGAGCCTGTGGGCGCAGCGCATTCCCGGCACGCTGCGCGTGCAGCAGGACGACTGGGTCCACCCCACGCGCGATGCCTGGGTGTCGTCCATCACGCGCAGCGTGCTGGAGGCGGACCGACCGGTGGTCATCGTCGCACACAGCCTGGGTTGCATCGCCACGGTGCACCTGCCCGATGACGTGGCGGAGCGCATCGACGGTGCGCTGCTGGTCGCGCCGGCGGACCCGGAGCGGCGCGCGGCGCTGCAGGATTTCGCGCCGGTGCCGCATGCTCGCCTGCCTTATCGCAGCATCGTGGTGGCCAGCGGCAACGACCCCTATTGCCCCGCGCGCCTGGCCGGCGCCTATGCGCGCAACTGGGGCAGCGAGTTCCTGCGCCTGCCCGAGGCCGGGCACATCAACATCGAGTCGGGGCACGGCGAATGGCCGCTCGGCTGGGCGCTGCTGCAGTCGCTGCTGGCCACGGTGCCCGCGCCCTCCCTGCAGGTCGCAGTCTGAAGGACCGGCTCAGTCCCGCGACAGCCGCGGCGACGACGAGGTCAGCGTGTCCGGCGTGTGGAAAGCCATGCGCTCGCGGTTCTCGCCGAGCACGCGGGTCTCGTTGCCGAATTCGACCAGCTGCTGCTGCTCCGGCGTCCAGCGTGGCCAGGGCGTTGCACGCGTGGCGGGATTGCCGGTGCGCGCGAAGGCCAGCAGGCTGTCCATCATGCGCGCCGACAGCTCGCGGTCGAAGGGCGTCCAGTCGCGCGTCGTGCGGAACATGTTGAACGCATCCAGCGTGTCGAAGAAGTAGGGCAGGTCGGAGGTGTGGTACGCGCCGATGGCCGCCGGGTTGTCGTAGAACTTCACGCCCGGCGTGAAGGGATGCACGCGCGAGAACATGAACATGTAGAACGGCGCCTTGCCCGTGCGGCTGTGGGCGGCGGCCCAACTGTGCGCGCCGAGTTCGATCAGGCCTTCGCGGGCGGCCGTCTTGCCCATCTCCTTGGCCTCGGCGTCGGAAGACGCCGGGTACAGCTGCAGGAAGCGTTCGGACTTGTCGCCGAACAGCTTCTTCGCGGTCGCCTGGTACTCGTCGAGGTTGGCCGCGGTGCGCAGCGCGTTGGAGCTCTCGTCGTGCGTGAAGCCGTCGAGGACGGGCACGTCGTTCTGCTTGCCGGCGGCGTAGATGTTGGCCACCGTGTCGGGCAAGAACCAGCCATCGACGATGGGAGGCACGGTGATCGTGCCGGCGCAACCGAGCTGGCAGTCCTTCTGCAGCTCCAGCAGCTTGTCGGCCGGCAGGTTGCGCATCTCGGCCAAGGTGGCGGCGCCGGAGGCCTTCTGCACTTCCAGGCCGACCTTCTCGGCCTCCGCGCGGCCCATCATCGGCCGGCCGGGGTCGAGGAAGGTGCCGCTCATGGCGAAGGCGCGGTGGAACAGGCCCTTGGACAGCGGGCTGGCCGTGTGCGCAGACACGGAAGAAGCGCCGGCCGATTGCCCCGAGATGGTGACGTTGCGCGGGTCGCCGCCGAAGCGCGCGATGTTCCGCTGCACCCATTGCAGCGCCGCGACCTGGTCGAGGAAGCCGTAGTCGCCCGAGCTGTGGTGCGGCGACTCCGCCGCCAGCTCCGGGTGCGCCATGTTGCCGAGGATGCCGAGACGGTAGTTGAAGTTGACGAACACGGCGCCGCGCTTCGCGACGTTCTCGCCGTCATACAGCGCCGAGCCGCTGGAGCCGATCG
Encoded proteins:
- a CDS encoding ABC transporter substrate-binding protein, with translation MNKTVQALARRWGAVLSLALAASASAHAAPEVIRIGVATAGGGDPVTWGGSPGGVARVNNWLEEEFKASGIKVEWLFFKGAGPAVNEALSNKQIDFAYQGDLPSIVGRSNGLKTKVLLVSGQRNNLYLVTPVKSDVHSIKDLKGRTVSIFRGTNGHLVAINVLAANGLAERDVKGVNLDTGSSQAALVSNGVDAAFGGYEWFKVRDQGLAKVVYSTRGQDPAFTRQASLLVRSDFEQANQAEVQRVVDVFVRAAKWSSDEKNRDELFGIWARSGTPVASWAAEFDQQSLAARNSPLVDDFIIGRYKAVVADALKLKLIRREVTVDDWFETRYLKASLKKQGLENYWTPADAKGRAKAQPLAAR
- a CDS encoding ABC transporter permease, whose amino-acid sequence is MSAVLPTSDTLRAPARAPLPWRRLADGVLPFLLPAVLLALWFAGAERGWISPQVLPPPQYVWETLRDLAASGDLWHHVSTSFTRVGVGFLAGTLGGLALGSAMGLSRRFEAYVLPTFNALVQIPVLAWLPFVLLLVGIGEPLKYILIAKAALVPVALNTLQGFRQVPGALREVGQVYGYTRRQEVLDIVLPHAVPTLFTGVRLGFTKAWLSLVVVELVASSEGLGYLIVYGRQLFQLDQVMAAVFVVGAIGYAIDRLLDRFETAAQRRPGAAR
- the epsC gene encoding serine O-acetyltransferase EpsC, which gives rise to MADFDVDAIVRDLRAARHDWREQQRRSREPGGREFPSREALAGAVEGLKGALFPMRLGPPDVRQEAEDFYVGHTLDAALNVLLAQARLELRYTARRSGQDADAEALEAAAQDAVRSFAASLPATRRLLDNDVLAAYQGDPAARSVDEVLLCYPGVLAMIHHRLAHTLYTLGLPLLARIVAELAHGQTGIDLHPGARIGAGFFIDHGTGVVIGETAVIGNNVRIYQNVTLGAKRFPVGEDGHLQKGHPRHPVLEDGVVIYAGATILGRVTIGRGAVIGGNVWLTHDVPAGGNVTQADSRQASA
- a CDS encoding ABC transporter ATP-binding protein; translation: MGTVISNQLDIRDVGKRYAHAQARGGQLQVLEHIDLHIPEGSFVSIVGASGCGKSTLLRLVLGLDTEYEGEILLGGQRIAGTGRERGIVFQDHRLFPWLTVEQNIAVGLRNAPFTQKEKAELVAEHVALVGLGGFEKSWPHQISGGMAQRVAIARGLVNRPRVLLLDEPFGALDALTRSRLQNELQRIWQKERITMLLVTHDVEEAVFLGDRVVVMQPSPGRIRRIVDVPLPHPRNRSDPAFIRLRDDVLGDFFDNASNGELH
- a CDS encoding RBBP9/YdeN family alpha/beta hydrolase; amino-acid sequence: MQETHRAGFTASKATDFDGGFAFDQPDAVPLIVPGWRNSGPGHWQSLWAQRIPGTLRVQQDDWVHPTRDAWVSSITRSVLEADRPVVIVAHSLGCIATVHLPDDVAERIDGALLVAPADPERRAALQDFAPVPHARLPYRSIVVASGNDPYCPARLAGAYARNWGSEFLRLPEAGHINIESGHGEWPLGWALLQSLLATVPAPSLQVAV
- a CDS encoding sulfonate ABC transporter substrate-binding protein, with the translated sequence MSFNLIRKRRDLLVATAAALGAPALTAFAQSPRVLRVGHQKGFLSLLKARGTLEKRLAPLGVSLKWTEFTAGPVQLEALNVGSIDFGDVGEAPPIFAQAAGAPLAYVAATVPRPRAEGVLVPKGSAIRSVADLKGRKVALNKGSNVHYFLVKLLEKNGLRYGDVEVAFLPPADARAAFEKGSVDAWVIWDPFFAAAERTLDARLLADASGVVGNRAYYFSSLPYADRNTDVLRIAIEEINKIDIWSKVNRELLAAELAPLFGLPKPVVDLSTARSEYGTGPVTPAIIAEQQKIADTFFDLKLIPRRIQVRDVARSPWA
- a CDS encoding ABC transporter permease — encoded protein: MSAELAALQPPRPAAQGRWRGLVLPLAAIALWWLLASLDIVNSALLVSPAQVWHTAADQVVSGRLWRALGASLAREFTGFTIGTVTGLVLGALLGLSPLFNRVAGPSFNTFKQISLFAWIPLISVWFGLGDVAKVVFLSLAALVPVVVNTCDGIRTVPTGLLEVARVYGYTRWQTVTQVVLPAALPAIFTGVYLALIYSWLATIGAEYLLVAGKGIGNTLIEGSEHFQMDLVIFGMAVVGTVGWLMNASARLLERRLARWTGRNN